ATCGTCTTCGAGGCATCCAGGCCGTGGCGGCCGAAAGCGCTCTCGAGCTGCGCAGCTGCCGGCATCATGAAGCGCAGATGCGTGGATGGGTCGGAGAACTCGCCTTGCAGGTCGAGAAAATCCGCGCCGGGAATATGGCCGGCTTCAAAGGTTTTTCGACCGGAGACGACGAGATAGGGATCGCGGCTATCTTGCGGCGCGGGCTCGAGATAGGTCGTGCAGTCGTAGAGGCGCAAGGACGGCTGGCCGAGCAAGACCGCGAGCTGTTCGGTGGAGATGAGCGATGTCGGCTGGGTCATCGAAGCTTTCTCCCTGTTACGAGGAAGCACGGATATCGTCACACCGTCATTGCGGGGACTGAGCGACGAAGCAATCCAGATTGCCGATCCGGAGGTATTCTGCGCTCGCAATGACGAGCGCCCACACCTCAAGTTGCCATTCCTACTGCTTCAGCGTCTCCAGAAACCGCACCGGCTCGCCCTGCGACGGGGCCACGAGCTCGCCCTGCCACATTACGCGCTTGCCGCGCACGAACGTGCCCACGGGCCAGCCCGTGACGCGCACGCCATCATAGGGCGTCCAGCCGGCTTTGGAGGCGATCCATTCATTGGTGATGGTCTCGCTGCGCTTGAGGTCCACGATGGTGAAATCGGCGTCATAGCCCGCGGCGATGCGGCCCTTGCAGGCGATGTTGAAGAGGCGCGCTGGGCCGGCGCTGGTGAGATCGACGAAACGGGCGAGCGACAGCCGGCCCGCATTGACGTGGTCTAGCATCAACGGCACCAGTGTCTGCACGCCGGTCATGCCCGAGGGCGAGGCGGGATAGACTTTCGCCTTCTCCTCCAGCGTATGCGGCGCGTGGTCGGAGCCGAGGATGTCGACGATGCCCTGCTCGATGCCGCGCCAGATTCCGGCGCGATGATCGGCCGAGCGCACCGGCGGATTCATCTGCGCGAGCGTGCCGAGCCGCTGATAGCATTCGGGCGCGGCCATGGTGAGATGATGCGGCGTCGCCTCGCAGGAGGCGACATCCTTGTGGTCGCGCAGGAACTCGATCTCTTCCTTGGTCGAGATGTGCAGCACGTGGATGCGCTTGCCCGTCTCACGCGCGAGCTTCACCAGGCGCTGCGTCGCCATCAACGCCGCGGTCTCGTCGCGCCAAACGGCGTGCGAGCGCGCATCCCCCTCGATGCGCAACGACTTGCGCTCGTTGAGGCGATATTCGTCCTCCGCGTGGAACGAGGCGCGGCGGCGGATCACCTGGAAGATGCGGCGCAGGCTGTCGTCGTCCTCCACCAGCAGCGCGCCGGTCGAAGAGCCGATGAACACCTTGACGCCGGCGCAGCCCGGCGCGCGCTCCAGATGCGGCAGATCCTGCACGTTCTCGCGCGTGCCGCCGATGAAGAAGGCGAAATCGCAATGCATGCGGTGATGGCCGCGTTTCACCTTGTCGGTGAAATCCGCCTCGGTCACCGTAAGCGGCGAGGTGTTCGGCATCTCGAACACGGCGGTGACGCCACCCATCACCGCGCTGCGCGAGCCGGTTTCGAGATCTTCCTTGTGCGTCAGACCGGGCTCGCGGAAATGCACCTGCGTGTCCATGACGCCGGGCAGGACATGCAGGCCCTTGCAGTCGATCACCTCCGCCGCCGCGCCTTGCGCGAGCGAGCCGATCTCCGCGATGCGGCCGGTCACAATGCCGATGTCGCGGACGCCCTCGCCGTCCTGATTGACCACCGTGCCGGATTTCAGGATCACGTCAAAACGCTGGGTCATGGCTGTCAGTCTCTCCCAACCCTCAGGCGCAGGGCTCGAGGCCTTGTCGTTTAAGCAGGGCGGGCTTACGTTCGAAGCCGACATGTCGCAAGAGATTTTCGCAATGAAGGCAGCGTTTCTCCCCGATCGGGGCGTGGTCAAGGTCGCAGGCGAGGATGCGCAGGGCTTCCTCAACGGCCTCTTCACCACGGATATCGGCAGGCTCAAGCCCGGGCTCGGCCGATTCGGCGCGCTGTTGACGCCGCAGGGCAAGATCATCGTGGATTTCCTGATCACCGAGGCGCCCGCCGGCCATGGCGGCGGCTTCCTGATCGACTGCCCGAAGGCGCTCGCGGAAACCCTCGCCACCAAGCTGAAGTTCTACAAGCTGCGCGCCAAGGTCACCGTGGAAAATCTCTCCGACGACCTCGGCGTGCTCGCAGGCTGGGACGGCACGCCTGCCGCCCAGCCGGACCTCGCCTTCGCCGACCCGCGCGATGAGCGGCTCGGGTTGCGCATCCTGATCCCCGCGGAACTCAAGGAGAAGCTTGCCGCACTGATCGGCGCTGAGCTCGTCGATGCGTCCGAATACGAGGCGCATCGCATCGCGCTCGGCGTGCCGCGCGGCGGTCTCGATTTCATGTATGGCGATGCGTTCCCGCACGAGACCAACATGGATCGCCTCTCCGGCGTCGATTTCGACAAGGGCTGCTATGTCGGCCAGGAGGTGGTCTCGCGCATGCAGCATCGCGGCACCG
This genomic interval from Bradyrhizobium sp. CB82 contains the following:
- a CDS encoding dihydroorotase, with amino-acid sequence MTQRFDVILKSGTVVNQDGEGVRDIGIVTGRIAEIGSLAQGAAAEVIDCKGLHVLPGVMDTQVHFREPGLTHKEDLETGSRSAVMGGVTAVFEMPNTSPLTVTEADFTDKVKRGHHRMHCDFAFFIGGTRENVQDLPHLERAPGCAGVKVFIGSSTGALLVEDDDSLRRIFQVIRRRASFHAEDEYRLNERKSLRIEGDARSHAVWRDETAALMATQRLVKLARETGKRIHVLHISTKEEIEFLRDHKDVASCEATPHHLTMAAPECYQRLGTLAQMNPPVRSADHRAGIWRGIEQGIVDILGSDHAPHTLEEKAKVYPASPSGMTGVQTLVPLMLDHVNAGRLSLARFVDLTSAGPARLFNIACKGRIAAGYDADFTIVDLKRSETITNEWIASKAGWTPYDGVRVTGWPVGTFVRGKRVMWQGELVAPSQGEPVRFLETLKQ
- a CDS encoding folate-binding protein YgfZ; this translates as MKAAFLPDRGVVKVAGEDAQGFLNGLFTTDIGRLKPGLGRFGALLTPQGKIIVDFLITEAPAGHGGGFLIDCPKALAETLATKLKFYKLRAKVTVENLSDDLGVLAGWDGTPAAQPDLAFADPRDERLGLRILIPAELKEKLAALIGAELVDASEYEAHRIALGVPRGGLDFMYGDAFPHETNMDRLSGVDFDKGCYVGQEVVSRMQHRGTARTRSVKVLLDGPSPEAGATILAGDKPVGTIGSTAHGKGIALVRIDRVADALNAGQTLTAGGLDVRLAEPDVVRIPAKQPVA